The following coding sequences are from one Patescibacteria group bacterium window:
- the trmD gene encoding tRNA (guanosine(37)-N1)-methyltransferase TrmD encodes MLTINIITLFPKMFSGPFSESIIRRAQKEGKVKINIHDLRNWAIDERGTVDSRPYGGGKGMVLRPEPIFQATESIKPKRQPEKTTVILLTPQGKIFNQQKAQKLKEQKNLILICGHYEGVDERVRTHLVDDELSIGNYILTGGEIPAMVVTDAVVRLLPGVLEKEATSQESFQNSSDKRNAFIQSKGTGILEYPQYTRPRNFRGLKVPEILLSGNHQEIKKWRRRKAVSHTKERRPELLKKSA; translated from the coding sequence ATGCTAACCATCAACATTATAACTCTTTTCCCCAAAATGTTTTCGGGACCTTTCTCGGAATCAATTATTCGCCGTGCCCAGAAAGAAGGGAAAGTAAAAATAAACATTCACGACCTTCGCAACTGGGCAATTGATGAGCGGGGAACAGTTGATAGCCGCCCCTACGGAGGAGGAAAGGGTATGGTTCTCCGTCCCGAACCTATATTTCAAGCTACAGAAAGCATTAAACCCAAACGCCAACCAGAGAAAACCACAGTTATTCTACTTACTCCCCAAGGTAAAATATTTAATCAACAAAAAGCACAAAAACTTAAGGAACAAAAAAATCTTATCCTTATCTGTGGCCACTATGAGGGTGTAGATGAACGAGTTAGAACACATCTGGTCGATGATGAGCTGTCAATTGGGAACTACATCCTGACCGGAGGAGAAATACCTGCAATGGTTGTTACCGACGCTGTTGTTCGCCTGCTTCCTGGCGTTCTTGAAAAAGAAGCCACCTCCCAAGAATCCTTTCAGAACAGCTCAGATAAACGCAATGCGTTTATCCAGAGCAAGGGGACAGGGATTTTGGAATACCCTCAATATACCCGACCACGCAATTTTCGTGGATTAAAAGTACCAGAAATACTACTTTCAGGTAACCACCAAGAAATAAAAAAATGGCGAAGAAGAAAAGCTGTATCCCACACCAAAGAACGCCGCCCAGAACTCCTGAAAAAATCCGCGTAA
- a CDS encoding KH domain-containing protein, which translates to MKELLHYIVERIVNNPEEVKIETEEINDTLNLKLKVAPEDMGLIIGKNGSTIQSLRNLLKTKAIKDDIRFNLELMESPTSEEE; encoded by the coding sequence ATGAAAGAACTACTACATTACATAGTCGAAAGGATAGTAAATAATCCTGAAGAAGTTAAAATAGAAACAGAAGAGATAAATGACACTCTTAACCTTAAGCTTAAGGTTGCGCCAGAAGACATGGGTTTAATTATTGGCAAAAACGGAAGTACAATTCAATCTTTACGCAATCTACTTAAAACAAAAGCAATCAAAGATGATATAAGATTTAATTTGGAGCTAATGGAAAGCCCCACCAGTGAAGAGGAATAA
- the rpsP gene encoding 30S ribosomal protein S16 — MLKIRLKRTGKRNAPSYRIVVADSRSPRNGKTKEEIGWFNPTEDPNKVVYDEERLKHWIKNGAQMTPAVEKLVEGTYEYEPYTRQNEKEERSTEEEKSETEEPEAQKERKAQAVEQEREPREKEEEDKGETRES, encoded by the coding sequence ATGTTAAAGATTCGCCTCAAACGAACAGGCAAAAGAAATGCACCCAGCTACCGAATTGTGGTTGCAGATTCGCGCAGTCCGCGCAATGGAAAAACAAAAGAGGAAATTGGTTGGTTCAATCCAACAGAAGATCCCAATAAAGTTGTTTACGACGAGGAGCGCCTAAAACATTGGATCAAAAATGGAGCACAAATGACACCTGCAGTTGAAAAACTAGTAGAAGGAACGTATGAGTACGAACCCTACACAAGACAAAATGAAAAAGAGGAAAGAAGCACAGAGGAAGAAAAATCTGAAACAGAAGAACCAGAAGCCCAAAAAGAGCGCAAGGCACAAGCGGTCGAGCAGGAAAGAGAGCCGCGAGAAAAAGAGGAAGAAGACAAGGGCGAGACACGAGAATCGTAA
- the rnc gene encoding ribonuclease III, with translation MDLEKLEKKIDLTFKNKTLARNAFVHRSYLNEHPDFELSSNERLEFLGDAVLELATSEKLFRKYPNKPEGNLTNIRAALVCTVSLAEESKRLGLGNYLFLSKGEDDSGGREREYILANTFEAFLGAIYLDQGYKTCQNFLEKNLFYKVDEIVKNRKYKDAKSTLQEIAQEEQGITPTYKVLEEWGPDHAKNFRMGVFLNDKQIGGGEGNSKQEGEQAAAQDALERWQ, from the coding sequence ATGGATCTTGAAAAACTAGAGAAAAAAATAGATTTAACCTTTAAAAACAAAACTTTAGCCAGAAACGCATTTGTGCACAGATCATATCTTAATGAACACCCAGATTTTGAGTTAAGTTCAAATGAAAGATTAGAATTTTTGGGAGATGCAGTCCTAGAATTAGCAACTTCAGAAAAACTTTTCAGAAAATACCCAAATAAACCTGAAGGAAACCTGACCAATATTAGAGCTGCCTTAGTTTGCACTGTATCCCTTGCGGAAGAGTCAAAAAGACTAGGTTTAGGCAACTACTTATTTCTATCTAAAGGGGAAGATGACTCTGGGGGAAGAGAACGTGAATACATTCTAGCAAACACCTTTGAAGCATTTTTAGGAGCAATATACTTAGACCAAGGCTACAAAACTTGCCAAAATTTTTTAGAAAAGAACCTTTTTTACAAAGTTGACGAAATTGTTAAAAACAGAAAATACAAGGACGCAAAATCGACTCTTCAAGAAATTGCTCAAGAAGAACAAGGAATTACTCCCACCTACAAAGTTTTAGAAGAATGGGGTCCGGATCATGCAAAAAATTTCCGAATGGGTGTTTTCCTAAATGACAAACAAATTGGGGGAGGGGAGGGAAATAGTAAACAAGAAGGGGAACAGGCAGCAGCACAAGATGCCTTGGAGAGGTGGCAATAG
- the nusB gene encoding transcription antitermination factor NusB, which yields MDPRHNARRISLATLFSWSVLSQELSEAIRIAAEVLDIEKYDKDLANFIIQGVTENKDCLDQIIQETAPEWPLKQIAKVDLIILRIAIFELVIAQDVPPKVAIDEAVELAKEFGSDNSSKFVNGVLGTVVEKKDIKT from the coding sequence ATGGATCCCAGACACAATGCCAGGAGAATAAGTTTAGCAACTCTCTTTTCCTGGTCTGTACTTTCTCAAGAACTTAGTGAGGCTATTCGCATAGCTGCTGAAGTACTAGACATAGAAAAATACGACAAGGACCTGGCAAATTTCATAATTCAAGGTGTAACTGAGAACAAAGATTGTCTTGACCAAATAATTCAGGAAACAGCTCCCGAATGGCCCTTAAAACAAATAGCTAAAGTAGACTTAATAATACTAAGAATAGCCATTTTTGAGCTAGTTATTGCTCAGGACGTACCTCCAAAAGTTGCAATTGACGAGGCAGTGGAATTAGCCAAAGAGTTTGGAAGTGACAACTCAAGTAAATTTGTAAACGGGGTGTTAGGAACTGTAGTTGAGAAGAAAGATATTAAAACTTAA
- the rpmF gene encoding 50S ribosomal protein L32: MAAVPKERISIGRKNRRRSQQKLRATMDVACPNCGKERLPHRVCLNCGYYRGRKVL; this comes from the coding sequence ATGGCAGCAGTACCAAAAGAGCGAATCTCAATAGGGAGGAAAAACCGCAGGCGGTCGCAGCAAAAACTTCGCGCTACCATGGATGTAGCTTGTCCAAACTGTGGAAAAGAAAGGCTGCCTCACAGGGTATGCCTAAACTGCGGTTATTACCGAGGAAGAAAAGTCCTTTAA
- the rsmD gene encoding 16S rRNA (guanine(966)-N(2))-methyltransferase RsmD yields the protein MRIITGTAKGQKIKIPKKEIRPAQSIVRHSIFSMLQGLIKDAYVLDLFAGSGSYGLEALSRGAKKAIFVDIDNRCTKTIKENLKNMSLESRGEVIKMDAAKFVENADSTKFDLIFLSPPYSMGSQIHILKQLKNILSPKGIIIFDHAKETKLPQEVDGLKTIRQRSFGATTISILAKKTSSK from the coding sequence ATGAGAATAATTACAGGAACTGCAAAAGGACAAAAAATAAAAATTCCAAAAAAAGAAATTCGACCTGCCCAAAGCATTGTCAGGCACTCAATATTTTCCATGCTTCAGGGCTTAATAAAAGACGCTTATGTGCTTGATCTTTTTGCCGGAAGTGGCTCCTACGGACTAGAAGCTCTTTCCCGCGGAGCAAAAAAAGCAATTTTTGTTGATATAGACAATCGCTGCACAAAAACCATAAAGGAAAATTTGAAAAACATGAGCTTAGAAAGTAGGGGAGAGGTAATAAAAATGGATGCGGCAAAATTTGTTGAAAATGCAGATAGCACTAAATTTGACCTTATTTTCCTAAGTCCGCCATACTCCATGGGATCGCAAATTCATATTCTTAAACAATTGAAAAATATACTATCTCCAAAAGGAATTATTATCTTCGATCACGCAAAAGAAACAAAATTACCCCAAGAGGTAGATGGCCTTAAAACAATTCGCCAACGTAGCTTTGGTGCCACCACCATCTCAATTCTTGCAAAAAAGACTAGTAGCAAGTAG
- the recG gene encoding ATP-dependent DNA helicase RecG: MKLTDPVSKIRFVGKKYQKRLKNLDIETVSDLIHHYPTRYKDFSKISEISSLLAGEPATIKGEILEIKNIFTRRGKKLTKAIVADNSGTLLLVWFNQHYITNTIHQGDTFYFSGKLKNFSGQPAFLSPQYEKADSPAKHLTKDNQNYQSSNLVHTGRLVPIYPETSGVSSKWLRARIKAVFENLEQKPKDPLPKIIKEEYNILNLNKALKFIHFPNNQKEIKRARNRIAFEEMFWFQLQTLRKRRQWQKQKPAARIFLSAKQKEKIAKLIGSLPFKLTNAQKKCIAEIQKDMEKETPMNRLLQGDVGSGKTVVAVIAAYTVALAGKNTAYMAPTEILAKQVYRTFEKYLKPYDIKLSLQTGSSPQTAVRTPHTARRKQQKAEGGSPFADVIIGTHALLHRKEILKNLGLVIIDEQHRFGVKQRAKLLDSNNIKEKTPHSLTMTATPIPRSLALTSYGHLDISTIDELPPGVKPTKTWVVPEHKRSAGYKWIKRQLSTSSNQQSADLKNQAFFICPLIEESEHETLKDVKAVTTEFERLKAIFSEFEVGLLHGQMDSEEKEKTARNFRQGKIQVLVATPVVEVGVDIPQANIMVIEGAHRFGLAGLHQLRGRVGRSGQKSYCLLFTPKKGKTTRKRLKALEEHNSGLELAKIDLKMRGPGELYGAKQHGIPEFDFASLSNLDLIKTTRAAAQKIINEINNYPELKKYLNTKHIAPN; this comes from the coding sequence ATGAAACTTACAGACCCTGTCTCAAAGATCCGCTTCGTAGGCAAAAAATACCAAAAACGTCTCAAAAATTTGGATATTGAAACTGTTAGTGATCTCATTCATCACTATCCCACCAGATACAAAGACTTTTCAAAAATTAGTGAAATCTCCAGCCTGTTAGCAGGTGAGCCAGCAACTATTAAGGGAGAAATCCTAGAAATAAAAAATATATTTACCCGCCGAGGGAAAAAGTTAACCAAAGCAATTGTAGCTGACAATTCAGGAACTTTGCTCTTAGTGTGGTTCAACCAGCATTACATTACTAACACTATTCACCAAGGAGATACATTTTATTTTTCAGGAAAACTCAAAAACTTTTCTGGTCAACCTGCTTTCCTTAGCCCCCAATACGAAAAGGCAGACAGTCCTGCCAAACACTTAACCAAAGATAACCAAAATTACCAATCTAGTAACTTAGTTCACACTGGGCGTCTCGTCCCTATATATCCTGAAACAAGTGGAGTATCATCCAAATGGTTACGAGCAAGAATAAAAGCTGTGTTTGAAAATCTTGAACAAAAACCAAAAGACCCCCTACCCAAAATAATTAAGGAAGAATATAACATTTTAAACCTCAATAAAGCTCTAAAATTCATCCATTTTCCTAATAACCAAAAAGAGATTAAAAGGGCTAGAAATAGAATAGCATTTGAAGAAATGTTCTGGTTTCAACTCCAAACATTAAGGAAACGGCGCCAGTGGCAAAAGCAAAAACCAGCAGCACGCATTTTTTTGTCTGCCAAGCAAAAGGAGAAAATTGCCAAATTGATCGGGAGTCTACCATTTAAATTAACTAATGCCCAAAAAAAATGTATTGCTGAAATTCAAAAAGACATGGAAAAAGAAACACCAATGAATCGACTGCTTCAGGGCGATGTTGGTTCAGGTAAAACTGTGGTAGCGGTAATAGCTGCCTATACAGTTGCACTTGCAGGTAAAAATACTGCCTACATGGCACCCACAGAAATTCTTGCCAAGCAAGTTTACAGAACTTTTGAGAAATATTTAAAACCATACGACATTAAATTGTCATTACAAACAGGGTCAAGTCCGCAAACCGCTGTCCGCACTCCGCACACCGCCAGAAGGAAACAGCAGAAAGCGGAAGGCGGCTCGCCGTTTGCGGACGTCATTATTGGAACTCACGCACTACTCCATCGCAAAGAAATTCTAAAAAACTTAGGACTGGTTATAATTGATGAACAGCACCGGTTTGGTGTAAAGCAAAGAGCAAAGCTTCTTGACAGCAACAATATCAAAGAAAAAACACCGCATAGCCTCACAATGACTGCCACGCCAATTCCCAGAAGCCTAGCTTTAACAAGCTATGGACACTTAGATATTTCAACCATTGATGAGCTTCCTCCAGGAGTAAAACCAACCAAAACATGGGTAGTACCAGAGCACAAAAGAAGTGCGGGTTACAAGTGGATAAAAAGACAGCTTTCTACATCCAGCAATCAGCAATCAGCAGATTTAAAAAACCAAGCATTTTTTATTTGCCCCCTAATTGAAGAGTCTGAACACGAAACTTTAAAAGATGTAAAAGCTGTTACCACTGAGTTTGAAAGGCTCAAAGCTATTTTTTCAGAGTTTGAAGTAGGCTTACTTCACGGACAGATGGATAGCGAAGAAAAAGAAAAAACAGCAAGAAATTTTAGGCAAGGAAAAATCCAAGTCTTAGTCGCCACCCCCGTAGTAGAGGTTGGAGTAGATATCCCTCAAGCCAATATAATGGTTATTGAAGGGGCGCACCGCTTTGGACTAGCAGGCCTACACCAGCTCCGCGGACGAGTAGGCAGAAGTGGTCAAAAATCCTACTGTTTGCTTTTTACACCTAAGAAAGGAAAAACTACGAGAAAACGCCTTAAAGCGTTAGAAGAACACAACTCCGGACTAGAACTAGCAAAAATTGATCTAAAAATGCGGGGACCAGGAGAACTTTACGGAGCGAAACAGCATGGTATTCCGGAATTTGACTTTGCATCCCTCTCCAACTTAGATCTTATAAAAACTACCCGTGCCGCAGCACAAAAAATTATAAATGAAATAAATAACTACCCGGAATTAAAAAAATATCTAAACACTAAACACATCGCACCAAACTAA
- a CDS encoding endonuclease Q family protein, with product MELNIDLHSHSGASGGVGEISLRQVFQTMGFKGIDIYGTGDCLYPEWLETLEKNFQEQNGILTSEEYPKKGLVLQTEVIFTMPYPQKPTRRKAWHNVLLFPHFKAAKQTINLLDEFGVKNTIGRPFLTVNNIKELENFLFTLKEINQQIEVIPAHIFTPQGVFGSKNPINSLKDVYGTFTKYINAVETGLSADPKALMMIPELDHLSFISSSDAHCGRLDRLGREYSTLEVKELSYPAIINALKTGSMVQTYEFPMTEGRYFLTGHRERNNHPGWCCFSPQHTPPTRICPLCGKKLTIGVLQRVLDLAQTQKAGNRNWGENYGPRKRKFKKIVPLSEVIANSLNIKTTNSKSVINLYKKTIERTNTEANLWKLTNKNIQRELEDIVPPQTIKSIKEVNKGNFSFSPPGYDGTYGSLQIGKTINFWNIKKIKKDPTQSQQEPLLS from the coding sequence ATGGAACTAAACATAGACTTACATTCACACTCAGGTGCTTCGGGTGGGGTAGGGGAGATATCACTAAGACAGGTTTTTCAAACAATGGGTTTCAAGGGAATTGATATCTACGGTACTGGTGACTGTCTTTACCCCGAGTGGCTAGAAACTCTAGAAAAAAATTTCCAAGAACAAAATGGAATTCTTACTAGCGAGGAATACCCAAAAAAGGGATTAGTTCTACAAACAGAAGTAATTTTTACAATGCCTTATCCGCAAAAACCAACCAGGAGAAAGGCTTGGCACAATGTATTACTTTTCCCACACTTCAAAGCTGCAAAACAAACTATAAATCTTCTAGATGAGTTTGGCGTAAAAAACACTATTGGGCGTCCTTTTTTAACAGTTAATAACATTAAAGAGCTGGAAAATTTTCTCTTTACTTTAAAAGAAATTAACCAGCAAATTGAAGTAATACCAGCCCATATCTTTACTCCCCAAGGCGTATTTGGCTCCAAAAATCCAATAAACAGCCTAAAAGATGTCTACGGAACCTTTACTAAATATATTAACGCTGTTGAGACCGGTCTTTCCGCCGATCCAAAAGCCTTGATGATGATTCCTGAACTAGACCATCTTAGCTTTATTTCCTCTAGCGACGCTCACTGCGGGAGATTAGACAGATTAGGTAGAGAGTACAGCACTTTAGAAGTAAAAGAGCTAAGTTATCCAGCAATAATTAATGCTTTAAAAACAGGTTCTATGGTACAAACTTATGAATTCCCAATGACAGAAGGTAGATATTTCCTCACCGGACACCGAGAGAGAAACAACCACCCTGGCTGGTGTTGTTTCTCTCCTCAACACACCCCACCAACTAGAATCTGTCCGCTTTGTGGAAAAAAACTTACTATCGGTGTTTTACAGCGAGTATTAGACTTAGCACAAACCCAAAAAGCAGGAAACAGAAATTGGGGAGAAAATTACGGACCCCGAAAAAGGAAATTCAAAAAAATAGTACCGCTAAGCGAAGTAATCGCAAACTCTCTCAATATCAAAACCACAAATTCCAAAAGCGTTATTAATTTATACAAAAAAACAATAGAAAGAACCAACACAGAAGCAAACCTATGGAAACTAACTAACAAAAATATTCAACGCGAGCTTGAAGATATCGTCCCCCCTCAAACAATAAAAAGCATTAAAGAGGTAAACAAAGGTAATTTCTCCTTCTCACCTCCAGGATACGATGGAACATACGGCTCGCTCCAAATTGGAAAAACAATCAACTTTTGGAATATAAAAAAAATAAAGAAGGACCCAACACAAAGCCAACAAGAACCTCTACTAAGTTAG